A window of Chryseobacterium aquaeductus genomic DNA:
TTATCTTTTAAAATTGAATTTATTTTCTGGTCTAAAGTCGACTGCTGTGCAAATGTAAACGCCGAAATTAATAGAATAAGAAAACTTAATTTTTTCATACTGATTGTGTTAAAAAAATCCTTCCGAGTAAGAAGGACTTTCAAATTATTTAAATGATTGAATTTACAACATACTGCTGGCACCCATAAACATAGCTCCTAAAAAGATCAAAATGTAAATACTGAATACGATGATCGTTAAAATTCCGATAAATTTGTAATGCGATTTTAGATACTCGAAAGACTTTGTAAGATTTGCCTGATTGTTTGTTTGAATAGCAAGTTTCATGTTTGAGCTGAATTTATAAAGATAATTGATAGGAATAAAATAAAGTGCAGCAAAAACTAAGTAAAAAATGGCAAGAAAAGCTCCGCCGCCCATTGGCATCATCGTTTTATAAGAGCTCATCGAGGCACCGAAAGACATCATAAAAAGAGCCGCAAGTACCATAAAACCGATTCCGATATAACCTAAGATTGCCAAAAAGGCAGTCCATTTTGCAGTCTCTTTCAAGAAAAGTTTCCCTGCGCTGTCGATTCTCAATTCGTCAAATTGTTCAAAAGGAGATTTTGTTTCCATGTATAAATTTTTCAGGAAAAATACTCAAAATATTTTAAATTCTGCATCACGTGACATAACTTTCAGAAGAATTTTAATTACATCCTTATTTTCAAATCTTTACTTCAGTTCAAAATAATTGATATTCAGACCTTCATTTTCAAAATATATTCTCAACGTTTTCTCCTTTATCATTGACAATTTTTTGTCCTTCAGTTTTCAATAGTTTTTATGCCTCAAATTGAGATAATAAAAATGTAGAAAATAGGATGGCTCTTTTCGTAATTAAATTTATAATCAAAGTATATAAATTTATTATTGTTAAAATCTTTTTTAGCTTTTTCATGTTGTTGCTCACAAGATAAGAATACATCTTGCTTTTTATTACAAGAAATAAATAAGGCAAACAATGTGATGAAAAGTCCAGATTTCATTTTAACGAATAAGTTCCATGATTTTAAGAGCCACTTTCAAAGCTTCCGTACCATCTTCCAAAGAAACTTCCACGTTTTTATCTTGCAAAATAGCATCAGCAAAGGAATTTAATTCATCCAAAATTGCATTATTAAGCTGAATATTCGGATATTCAAATAAAATCTGATTCTTTTCACCTTCAGCATTTTCAATGATCATATCAAATGGAGTAGGATTTTCAGGAGCGTCTTTCATTCGGATAACTTCTGCTTTTTTCTCTAAAAAATCAACAGAAATGTAAGCATCTTTCTGGAAAAATCTGCTTTTTCGCATCGCTTTCATCGAGATTCTTGACGTCGTAAGATTCGCAACACAACCGTTTTCAAACTCGATTCTTGCATTTGAAATATCCGGACTTTTACTTACCACACAAACACCGCTTGCGTGAATGTTTTTTACCTTCGATTTTACTACGCTCAACAAAATATCCAGATCATGAATCATCAGATCCAAAACCACCGAAACATCAGTTCCGCGCGGATTAAATTCTGCAAGTCTGTGAATTTCGATAAACATTGGATTCTGAATGTAATCTTTGGCTCCGATAAATGCGGGATTGTATCTTTCAACGTGTCCTACTTGTGCTTTGATGCCGAATTCGCGGCATTTATGTAAAATTTCTTCTGCTTGTTCAAGTGTTTGGGTGATTGGTTTTTCAATAAAAAAATGAAGACCTTTTTCGATAGCTTTCAAAGCATAATCATAATGATAAAGCGTTGGAGTTACAATATCCAACATATCGATTTGATTCAGTAATTCTTCAAGATTTTCAAAATATTTATAACCAAATTCGGCTTCCAGTTTTTTTCCGTTCTCTGCATCTTTATCATGGAAACCTATAAATTCGTATTTATCAGACTGATTCAGAAGTCGTAAATGTATTTTTCCCAAATGTCCGGCACCTACCAAACCTGCTTTTAACATAGCTTTTTAATTTTTGTAAATATAGTAATTTTAGGTATTAGGAAAGAGATGATCGGTTTTAGGTTGACAAATACTGATTCTTTTGCTATTTTTGTGAAAACTCTAACACTAAAACCTTATAACTATTCAATAATGCAGGATTCATTCGCACATAAAGGAAAAAGAAAAATTTTGGTGGAATATCTTCGTCAGAAAATTGGTATTTCAGACGAAAATGTACTATCAGCGATGAACGAAGTACCGAGACATCTTTTTATCGAAAGTATTTTTGAAGATTTTGCGTACGAAGATCGTGCATTTCCAATTTTGGCGCATCAAACGATTTCGCATCCTTCAACTGTTGCCGAACAGTCTGAACTTTTACAATTAAAGGAAGGCGAAAAGGTACTTGAAATTGGTACAGGTTGTGGGTATCAGACCGCAGTTTTAATTGCAATGAAAGGTCTAGTTTACACGATTGAAAGACAGAAAGATCTGTTTGATTATTCCAAGAAAAAATTCAAAGAATTGCATTTGTATCCTAAATTTCAAAGCTTTGGAGATGGTTTTGCGGGACTTCCGACTTTTGCGCCATTTGATAAGATTATTGTAACCTGCGGAGCTGCAGTTTTGCCAACAGAATTATTAAAACAACTGAAGGTTGGTGGTAAAATGGTGATTCCTCTAGGACCGACAGACGAACAGGTTTTATACAGATTTACAAAAATTTCGCCTACAGAAATAGAAAAAGAAGAATTCGGAGCGTACAAGTTTGTTCCGATGTTGAACAGTACAAATCAATAAAATATGATCAATCCCGATATTGTTGATTACAACGGAAACCAATCTGATTCGGATAACGCAATCTGCACTCTACTTTCAAAGATCATTGATGCAGAATTAGAAAATTCAGAAAATAAAATTTGGCACGCACATCCGGTCTGGTTTTTAGATGGAAATCCAATCGTAGGCTATAGCAAACAGAAAAAAGGAATCCGTCTGATGTTCTGGAGCGGAAAATCTTTCAACGAAGAAAAATTGATCGTGGAAGGCGGAAAATTTCAGGATGCGTCAATATTTTTCAATGATCAATCTGAAATTGACGAAGCGGATTTGAAAAGATGGCTGGAAAAATCTGTTGAAATTCAATGGGATTATAAAAATATTGTGAAAAGAAAAGGCGATTTAATCAGGCTTAAATGATATTAGGAATGAAAATTGAAGCATTTAAACCAATTTACGACCTCACTCTTCAAATTTGTGAGGTTTTTTATTGGAACTAATCACAATTTTAAATACAT
This region includes:
- a CDS encoding DUF5362 family protein, which produces METKSPFEQFDELRIDSAGKLFLKETAKWTAFLAILGYIGIGFMVLAALFMMSFGASMSSYKTMMPMGGGAFLAIFYLVFAALYFIPINYLYKFSSNMKLAIQTNNQANLTKSFEYLKSHYKFIGILTIIVFSIYILIFLGAMFMGASSML
- a CDS encoding Gfo/Idh/MocA family protein codes for the protein MLKAGLVGAGHLGKIHLRLLNQSDKYEFIGFHDKDAENGKKLEAEFGYKYFENLEELLNQIDMLDIVTPTLYHYDYALKAIEKGLHFFIEKPITQTLEQAEEILHKCREFGIKAQVGHVERYNPAFIGAKDYIQNPMFIEIHRLAEFNPRGTDVSVVLDLMIHDLDILLSVVKSKVKNIHASGVCVVSKSPDISNARIEFENGCVANLTTSRISMKAMRKSRFFQKDAYISVDFLEKKAEVIRMKDAPENPTPFDMIIENAEGEKNQILFEYPNIQLNNAILDELNSFADAILQDKNVEVSLEDGTEALKVALKIMELIR
- a CDS encoding protein-L-isoaspartate(D-aspartate) O-methyltransferase; the encoded protein is MQDSFAHKGKRKILVEYLRQKIGISDENVLSAMNEVPRHLFIESIFEDFAYEDRAFPILAHQTISHPSTVAEQSELLQLKEGEKVLEIGTGCGYQTAVLIAMKGLVYTIERQKDLFDYSKKKFKELHLYPKFQSFGDGFAGLPTFAPFDKIIVTCGAAVLPTELLKQLKVGGKMVIPLGPTDEQVLYRFTKISPTEIEKEEFGAYKFVPMLNSTNQ
- a CDS encoding DUF1801 domain-containing protein produces the protein MINPDIVDYNGNQSDSDNAICTLLSKIIDAELENSENKIWHAHPVWFLDGNPIVGYSKQKKGIRLMFWSGKSFNEEKLIVEGGKFQDASIFFNDQSEIDEADLKRWLEKSVEIQWDYKNIVKRKGDLIRLK